Proteins encoded within one genomic window of Pithys albifrons albifrons isolate INPA30051 chromosome 9, PitAlb_v1, whole genome shotgun sequence:
- the ADRA2A gene encoding alpha-2A adrenergic receptor — protein MFNLERPFTERGHFFSSMEYQRQLEEEEGYPPPGNNGTFNDSGAGPGWGMPYPLHTTITLISLAGLLMLFTVFGNVLVIIAVFTSRALKAPQNLFLVSLASADILVATLVIPFSLANEVMGYWYFGKVWCEIYLALDVLFCTSSIVHLCAISLDRYWSITQAIEYNLKRTPRRIKCIIFIVWVISAVISFPPLISIEKKSGQPADQGVAGCKINDEKWYIISSSIGSFFAPCLIMILVYIRIYQIAKRRTRVPPNKRAERPEKKQNGLTDKEELPATAQLNGEKAAGGSGGQEGEVNGIDMEETSSSEHQENNQCKKSERPSRGKTKTKLSQIKPGDSLPRKTEEERNTKGSRWKGRQNREKRFTFVLAVVIGVFVICWFPFFFTYTLTAVCESCFVPGTLFKFFFWFGYCNSSLNPVIYTIFNHDFRRAFKRILCRIERKRIV, from the coding sequence ATGTTTAACCTGGAGCGCCCGTTCACGGAGAGGGGCCACTTCTTCTCCTCCATGGAGTACCAGcggcagctggaggaggaggagggctaCCCGCCTCCCGGCAACAACGGGACCTTCAACGACAGCGGGGCCGGGCCAGGCTGGGGCATGCCATACCCTCTGCACACCACCATCACCCTCATCAGCCTGGCCGGCTTGCTCATGCTCTTCACTGTCTTCGGCAACGTCCTGGTCATTATTGCTGTCTTCACCAGCCGGGCACTCAAAGCCCCCCAGAACCTCTTCCTGGTCTCCTTGGCTTCGGCTGACATCCTGGTGGCCACACTGGTTATCCCCTTCTCACTGGCAAATGAGGTGATGGGATACTGGTACTTTGGTAAAGTGTGGTGTGAGATCTACTTGGCCTTGGATGTGCTGTTCTGCACCTCCTCCATCGTGCACCTGTGTGCCATCAGCCTCGACCGTTACTGGTCCATCACACAAGCCATTGAGTACAACCTCAAGCGTACCCCACGCCGCATCAAGTGCATCATTTTCATCGTCTGGGTCATCTCAGCTGTCATCTCCTTCCCACCACTCATCTCCATCGAAAAGAAGAGCGGGCAGCCAGCTGACCAGGGGGTGGCAGGGTGCAAGATCAACGATGAGAAGTGGTACATCATCTCTTCTAGCATTGGCTCCTTCTTTGCCCCCTGCCTTATCATGATCCTGGTCTACATCCGCATTTACCAGATAGCCAAGAGGCGAACCAGGGTACCACCGAACAAGCGAGCAGAGCGCCCTGAGAAGAAGCAGAATGGCTTGACTGACAAGGAGGAGCTGCCAGCCACGGCGCAGCTCAATGgggagaaggcagcaggaggcagtggtgggcaggagggagaggtcAATGGCATAGACATGGAGGAAACCTCTTCCTCTGAGCACCAGGAGAACAACCAGTGTAAGAAGTCAGAGAGACCATCGAGAGGAAAGACCAAGACTAAGCTGAGCCAAATTAAGCCTGGGGACAGTTTGCCCAGGAAgacagaggaggagaggaacaCCAAAGGATCCCGGTGGAAGGGCAGGCAGAATCGGGAGAAGCGCTTCACCTTTGTGCTTGCAGTGGTGATTGGGGTCTTTGTCATCTGCTGGTTCCCCTTCTTCTTCACCTACACCCTGACGGCAGTCTGTGAGAGCTGCTTCGTGCCTGGCACCCTCTTCAAGTTCTTCTTCTGGTTCGGTTACTGCAATAGCTCCTTGAACCCCGTCATCTATACCATTTTCAACCATGACTTCAGGCGGGCCTTCAAAAGGATCCTCTGCAGGATAGAGAGGAAAAGGATTGTTTGA